The Pirellulimonas nuda genome includes a region encoding these proteins:
- the fliE gene encoding flagellar hook-basal body complex protein FliE yields MTPINASPISPIQAPTLPSAGVAGGASAGSASGPSFKDLLLDSIQNVNHMQVEADQAVEALFTGGDVNPAEVLTAVQKADLAFRLTMQIRNKVMDVYQEIKDIRI; encoded by the coding sequence ATGACGCCGATCAACGCCAGCCCGATCTCTCCGATCCAAGCCCCCACGCTGCCGAGCGCGGGGGTGGCCGGCGGAGCGTCGGCGGGCTCGGCGTCGGGGCCGTCGTTCAAGGATCTGCTGCTCGACTCGATCCAGAACGTGAACCACATGCAGGTCGAGGCGGACCAGGCGGTTGAGGCGCTCTTCACCGGCGGCGACGTGAACCCCGCCGAAGTGTTGACCGCCGTCCAGAAGGCCGACCTGGCGTTCCGCCTGACGATGCAGATCCGCAACAAGGTGATGGACGTCTACCAAGAAATCAAAGACATCAGGATATAA